The following is a genomic window from Polaribacter atrinae.
AAAACAATCCAAAGGGCATAATAAGCTATTTTAGAAATTACCAATTTGGTCCATTCTGTTGCTGGGTTAGGGAATTTACCATAAGATAATTTGCGTTTTAAATAACGATGCATTTGTTTAATATCTGTAGTAATTGCCCAGTTAATGGTTAATAAACCATATAAAAATATAGAATAATATTTCTGAATTTTATGTACTGGCAGCCACTTAGAATGTTGAGAAAAACGAATAATTCGTCCTGCATCTATATCTTCATCATGCCCTTCTACGTTGGTAAATGTATGGTGTAAAACATTGTGTTGTACTTTCCAATTATACACGTTTCCGGCAAGAATATAAATACTACTTCCCATAAGTTTGTTAACCCATTTTCTTTTAGAAAAAGAATCGTGATTGGCATCGTGCATCACATTCATACCAACACCAGCCATTCCTATTCCGGTAATCACCATTAAAAGTGCCATTACCCACTGAGGCATAGTAACTGTTAAGATTAAAATAAATGGAACTAAGAAAAGAGAAAACATAATAATTGCTTTTGTGTACAATTTCCAGTTTCCTGTTCTTTTTAATTCGTTTTCTTTAAAATATGTATTTACTCTTTTATTAAGGGTTCTAAAGAATTTAGCTTTATCAACTCTCGAAAAATTTATTGTTTTCATGTACTGTTTTAAATAATTTACAAAAATATGCTTTTTGAAATAGCTTTTTATGATAAACGTCAGTTATTGTTAAGAATTGTTCCAATGCAAATGGCTATTTTTGCAATTCAAATATATTTATTGATGGAAATTATACTTAAATACTTTAAAGACCTAACGGCAACTCAAATTGATCAGTTCTCTAAACTTCAAGAATTATACCAAGATTGGAATTTAAAAATAAACGTTGTTTCTAGAAAAGATATAGACGAATTATACTTACGCCATGTCTTGCACTCTTTGGCAATAGCCAAAGTGGTACAGTTTAAACCCGGATCTAAAGTAATGGATGTTGGTACTGGTGGAGGTTTTCCTGGTATTCCTTTAGCCATTTTATTTCCAGAAACTCAGTTTCATTTAGTAGATTCTATTGGTAAAAAGATAAAAGTAGTAAATGAAGTTGTTGCTGGTTTAGGTTTAGAAAATGTAAAAACTACCAATGGTAGAGTAGAAGAGGTAAAAGATACTTATGATTTTATTGTAAGTAGAGCAGTAGCACAAATGGAAACTTTTGTGGGATGGACAAAAGGTAGAATTGCCAAAAAACAAAATCACGATTTAAAAAACGGAATCTTATACTTAAAAGGTGGAGATTTATCTGAAGAATTAAAATTATACACTTCTGCTACAATTTACGATTTACCTGACTTTTTTGATGAAGATTTTTATGAAACAAAAAAAGTGGTTCATTTAGGGATGAAGTATAAAGCATAATGCTTTAAGAAATAAAAATATTAAGTATTAAGATTTTTAGAGGCTGCTATTTTTAGCAGCCTTTTTTGTTGCTACAATACTAATGATTAGTATTTGTGTGGCATGAAACAACATTAGTGGTAATAAAACAATACCAATAGTTGCCATGTTACCAAAGAGTATTTTTGAAAAGACCGTACCATGTACTAAAGACTTTTTTGTACCACAAAATTGTGCTGTTATTTGATCTTCTCTGTTAAGTTTTAGTTTTTTAGACAAAAAACCAGTGAGGTAAAAAGCGATAGAAAACAATAGGATAACACCACCTAAAATAATGCATAAATCTAAAAACGAAACAGCGCTAAAGATGTTTCTTTCAAAAGATTCTGCAAAACTTTTGTAAATAATTAAAAGGATAATCGATTTATCAAAAAGAGTAAGTTTACTGCTGTGTTTTTGTACAAAAGCACCAAAAAAACGTTGTAAAGAAAGTCCAATTATAACCGGTACAATTATTTGAAGAATTAGTTTGATATAAATATCAGTAAAATCGAAGTCTGATTGTATTTCATTAACAAATAGTCCCATCCATAAAGGAGTTATGGCAATACCAATAATTCCAGAAATACTGGCATTAAAAATTGCTCCAGGAATATTTCCTTTAGCTAAAGAAACCATTACAACCGAAGAAGATACTGTAGATGGTAAAGCAGCTAAGAAAAAGAAGGCTAACCAAATGGTTTCTTGTTCTGAATTTTGTATAAATGGATGTACTAATAAAACGAGTAAGGGAAACAATAAAAAGGTAGATAGTTGTACCAAAATATGTAATTTCCAGTTTTTGAGTCCTGCTTTTAACTTACTCGGACTCAGTTTTAATCCGTAGAAAAAGAAAATAAGTGAAATACCAATAGAACTAATCGTGTTAATTGGAAACTTACTTTCTTGTGTTCCCCATTGAGGAAATAAATAAGCTATTAGTATTACGACTACTATAGAGAGAACAAACTTATCAATCTTTATTTTCATACATTATTTTTAAAATTAACAAATCATCATCAACCGATGTTCTCCTGTTTTTTCTTTTGGAGCTCTATGCAGACAAGGAAGTACTTTGCTTTCTGGATGATCTATTGCTAGTTTCCATAAATTACCGATTCCTAAATTTATTGGTTGTGCTTCTGGTTTTGCTTGATAATGTAAATCAAAGAAATATTCACTTAAAAACGATTCAAAACCAGCATCTGGTCCATCATAAAGTTTTTTGAGTTCAATTCTTATTTCTGGAACTAAAATTTTTTGTGTGCCTTGCGAGTTCGGTAAAATATCACTTGATGCTCCATGATATGTGCATAAAAAAGTATCTGCTGGTATTGGAGAACGATCTACATGAAACGAATATACATCCGTAGGGAAAAAAGGAAATGCATCATCTCTCTCGTAATGCTTAATGATATTTAAAGTTGGAATTTTACCATGTTTTTTTAATACCTTAAAGTCGTTTAAAAGAATTTCTAGCGCAAGTTGACCTTGTTCACTTAACTGAAGATCTAAAAGTTGTTGAGGGAGAATTTCACTCATATTTCCATCTAGTGTAATTTTATTGACTATTTCAGAAAAATCACCTTTTAAAGTACGGTTCCAACAGATTGCGTTGATATCTCCTTTAAATTTAGTAGATAGTAAATCATTAAAGTTATCAACTTTATAAATTTGATTTTTGCTCATTATGGTTTACATTTCTAATTTAAAGGTGCTAAAAATAACAGGTTTTACTTCGTGCAAAGTTCCGTCTTTTTATGAAAGAATAAAGCCAAATTAAAACAAAATATTTATTCTTCAAACAAAATCATCATAGAAATTCCTGGTACAGATACATTGCCTTTAACTTCTTGCTTTCCTTCAAAATCAAAAGAATCGTTTATAACAGCAACTCTATAAGTTTGGTCTAATTGGTAATTTATAATTTTATTTTGGCTATTAAAAATAACTAGTATTTTAGACCAAGAATCCTTATTGGCATTATTTTTAAGTTGATAAGAAACGAGGCTATGATCTATTTTTTTAAACTCTAAGTTTTCTTGCACTTCTTTAGCCGTTGTCATGCGAAATGCAGGATGTTTTTTTCTTAATTTGATAAGGTTTTTATAATAAGCTAAAACGTCGCTATTTTTCACTTTTAAATTCCAATCTATTTCATTTATTTTATCTGGTGATTTATAAGAATTATGATCTCCTTTTTTGGTACTCATTATTTCTGAACCTTCATGTAAAAAGGGAGTTCCTTGTGAGGTTGTAACAATAGCAGTTGCCAATTTATGCATTGCTTTTATATCCTTTAAAGATGCATCTGGTCTAGATATTTTTAATTTATCGAATAAGGTGTAATTGTCGTGACAAGAAACGTAATTGATAGCTTGCCAAGGTTGCAGTGCCCAAGGAAAATCTGTATGATTTATATACATGTAATTTACTTGAGGGTGTTGTATAACTCCAACAATTCCACATTTTAGAGATTCTTCTTTAAATTTAGCACCACTAACAAAGCCAGTACTTCTATCATCAAAGGTGCTTCCTTTTATGGCATCTCTAATTTCATCAGAAAAAGCGGCAATTTTGGGCATTTGTGGAATGTGTTTTTTTAAAGCCCTTTTCTGTTCTGGTAACGGTGAGTCTCCACCTGTCCAACCTTCTCCATAAATAAGTGCACTTGGGTTTATTTTGGTAATTTCATCGGCAATTAGGTTCATTGTTTCAACATCATGAATGGCCATTAAATCGAAACGAAAACCATCTAAATGATATTCTTCGGTCCAATATTTAACAGATTCCAAAATAAATTTTTGTGTCATTTTTCTTTCTGATGACGTTTCATTCCCACAACCCGATGCGTTAGAATAACTACCATCGTTGTTAAAACGATAATAATACTTGGGAGTTTCTAAATTAAAATTTGAGTTTTCTATAACTCCAGTGTGGTTGTACACAACATCTAGAATAACACCAATTCCCGCATTATGAAATGCTTGTATCATTTTTTTAAATTCCGGAATTCTTACTTCTGCTTTAAAAGGATCTGTAGAAAAAGAGCCTTCTGGAACATTGTAATTTTGAGGGTCGTATCCCCAATTAAATTGTGGCACCTCTAAATGAGTTTCATCAATAGAATATTGATCGAATGTTGGCAATAGGTGAACATGTGTGATTCCTAATTCTTTAATATGGTCGATTGCTGTAGCTACATTAAGTGTGCTTTTAACGCCTTTTTCTATCAAACCTAAATATTTACCAGGATACGAAGAGTTCGCCTCTGTTTGAATGGTAATATTGCGAATATGCAATTCGTAAATAATAGCCGAATTAGGTGATTTTAATTGCACATATGTATCTTGTTCCCAATTTTTAGGATTAATGGCATCCATATTTAAAACCATAGCTCTTTCTCCATTTACGCCTACAGCTTTTGCATAAATACCTGGGGTTTCTGACAACCAATTTTCATTAATAAAGGTTTGATACGTATAATAGGTTCCGTCTAAATCTCCTTCAATTGTTTTTAGCCAAAGTCCATTTTCTTCAGGTACTAAATTAAAAGTAGCAAAGACTTCAGAGTCATTTCCTGTTTTATAGAAATTTAATTTTACAGCGGTGGCGGTAGGAGACCATATTTTAAAAGTAGTTTTTTCTTTAGAGTAGTCTAACCAAAGGCTTTTATCTGTTGTTGGGTATTCTTCAAAAGAAGAAAAATTGTGTTTATTCTGTTCCATCTCATCCTTATTGAAAGTACAAGAAAGTTCTTCTTTTTTATTCACATATCCAATGTAATTCTTGAATATATTTTGAGTTTTTATTGCGCTGTTATTTGTCTATTTTCTAAAAAATAGAAGAAGTAGTTTTTGAAGTAAATTTTTCTAAAAACAACATTCCTTTATAAGAATTCCCTTTAACGTTTAACTTCGGACTCCAAACAGCAATGCAGTATTTATCTGGGAGAATGGCAACAATTCCGCCTCCAACACCACTTTTACCGGGTAATCCAACACGAAAAGCAAACTCGCCAGATTCATCATAAAAACCGCAAGTAAGCATAATGGCATTAATTCTTTTTGTTTGACTTTCTGTAATTACTCTTTCTCCTTTTTGTGTTGTAAAATTATCAATCGTTAGAAATAAAAATATTTTTGAAAGTTCTTTACAAGTCATTTCTAAAGAACACATGTAAAAGTAAAAATCTAAGACTACATCTACATCGTTTTTAATGTTTCCAAAAGATTTTATAAAATTACAAAGCGCCACATTTCTATATCCAGAAGCTTTTTCAGATTGTGCTACTTTTTCGTTGTATTGTAAAGTTGGAATGTTAGAAATTTCTTTACAGAAGTCTAAGAAGTCTTCTTTTGGATTTTTAAGGTGGCTTACCAATACATCGCAAATTACAATTGCACCAGCATTGATAAAAGGGTTTCTTGGCTTGCCTAAATCTGCTTCTAATTGCAATAAAGAATTAAACGGGTTTCCAGAAGGTTCTACATCTACTCGGTCCCATATTTTTACACCTTCAAATTTATAGGCTAAGGTTAATGAAAGAATTTTAGTAATACTTTGTACCGAAAACTTTTTATCAAAATCGCCAACACCAAAAGATTCTTTATCAATAGTTGTAATATTTATACCAAAATTTTCAGGATCTACAAAGGCCAATTCAGGAATGTAATTGGCTACTTTACCACTTTGAGGCATGTTTTTTACTTCTAAATAAACGTCCTCAATTATTTTTTGATACTTCTCCATTTTTTATTGATGTTCTTAGTCATCACAAACCTATTCTAAAATTAGGTAAGAAACAACATAAAAAAGAAATCAAAAAAAAGGAACTACATTGCTGTAATTCCTTTTTTTAATATTTTTATGAGATTCCTCAATCGCTTAAAAAAGCTCATTTCGGAATGACAATTCGTAATAATATTGTTACACAAGCTCAACAAACAAACCTTCGTCTGTTTTAGTAACCTTTGCAACTTTATGTTTTGTTAAACCTTTAATGGTTTTATCCCATTTCTTGTTAGACAAACCAGACTTTACTTTTAAGTCGTTTAAATCTATTTTTTCTGCTTTGGTAACAATTGCCAAAACAGCTTTTTCATCATCATTCAATTCTACTGCAGCTGCTTTTTTCTCTGGTCTCATTTGAGGAAAGAATAAAACTTCTTGTATAGATTGGTTGTTTGTTAAGAACATAATTAAACGGTCCATTCCAATTCCCATTCCAGACGTTGGTGGCATTCCGTATTCTAAAGCTCTTAAGAAATCTTCATCAATAAATTCAGTTGCCTCATCATCACCTTTCTGCGCCAATTTAAGCTGGTGTTCAAAACGCTCACGCTGGTCAATTGGGTCATTTAATTCAGAATAGGCATTTGCAATTTCTTTACCACAAACCATTAACTCAAAACGCTCTGTTAATTCAGGGTTGTCTCTGTGCTCTTTACAAAGCGGAGACATTTCTTTAGGATAATCAGTAATAAAAGTTGGCTGAATGTAGTTTCCTTCACATTTTTCACCAAAAATTTCATCAATTAACTTTCCTTTCCCCATAGTTTCATCCACAGGAATATTCATGCCTTTTGCAGCTTCTCTAATTTCAGCTTCTGTTTTACCAGTAATATCAAAACCAGTAAAATTTTTAATAGAATCTGCCATTGTTACTCTTGCGTATGGAGCTTTAAAGTCTATTTTGTGTTCACCAAAAGTAGCTTCCGAAGTTCCGTTTACAGCAATTGCACAATGCTCTAGAAGTTGCTCTGCAAAATCCATCATCCAATTGTAATCTTTGTAAGACACATAGATTTCCATGGCTGTAAATTCTGGGTTATGAGTTCTGTCCATTCCTTCATTTCTAAAGTTTTTAGAGAATTCATAAACACCATCAAAACCACCAACAATTAGTCTTTTAAGATACAATTCATTAGCAATTCTCATATATAGTGGAATGTCTAATGAGTTATGATGCGTTATAAAAGGTCTTGCTGCTGCACCTCCAGGAATTGGTTGTAAAACCGGAGTTTCAACTTCAAAATAACCAGCATCATTAAAGAAAGAACGCATTGCGTTAAACAATTTTGTTCTTTTTATAAACACCTCTTTTACGTGTGGGTTTACTACTAAATCTGCATAACGTTGTCTGTAACGTAATTCAGGATCTGTAAAAGCATCATAAGTAACACCGTCTTTTACTTTTGGTAAAGGCAATGGTTTTAAAGACTTGCTTAACAATGTAAAGTTTTTAACACGCACTGTTTTTTCTCCCACTTTAGTGGTAAACAATTCACCTTCTATACCAACGAAATCTCCTAAATCTAGTAATTTTTTAAAAACATCATTATACAATGTTTTATCCTCACCAGTACAAATTTCATCACGGTTAAAATACACTTGTATTCTACCTTCTCCATCTTGCAGTTGTGCAAAAGAAGCTTTTCCTTGTATGTTAATAGACATTAGTCTACCAGCAATAATTACCTTTTTTCCTTCAGCATAATCTTGCTTTATCTTTGCCGAATTTGAATCTATTGGATATAAATCTGCAGGATAAGGATTGATGCCTAAAGCGCGTAATTTTACGAGCTTTTCTCTACGTACAACTTCTTGTTCTGATAATTGCATTTGCTGTTTAGTTTTCTAATGTTTATTTAAGAATGCAAAGATACAATCAAATGAATTAATAGACAATTGAGAATAAAATAAAAAACAACTTCTTTATTTGAGAATATTAAAAAACATCGTATATTTGTCGGCTGCTTTTTGTTAGGGCAGCATTAGTTGTGTTGTTTTGGCGCTTTAGTAAAAGCGTCGTGGTTTTGTTAACCAATGGAAAGCTTCCCTGAAACGGGACGCTTTTTTTTATGCCTTTTTGTGAACAGAAATCACGTTTGTTTTTGTATAATGTGCCAATTTCTCTTTTAAACGCTGTGTCTTTTAGTAGCTATTTCCAGCTTGGAATTTATCTTTAGCGAAGTAGAAAGGCTATACCTTTTATGCTCTCATTATAAAGTTTACTTTTTTGTAAACTGTGGTAATCTCTTTTTGATTAGCAGATTGCTTCGTGCCTCGCAATGACAATTTTAAAAAAGGCATAAAAAGGAAGCCACTTATAATGCGAAGCATTTAACGATTCCAAAAAATATTAAATTGTAGTTAATCTGGGCTAGAGTTGTTTGCAGACTTATATCAATCTTTTAATTATATGTAATAATAGATAAGTAATTGTCTCGTCATTGCTAAGAATGAAGCAATCTCTAAATATAGAAAACGTAAGTTTTAATAAACAGATTACTTCGTCGTTCTTACTCGTAATGACGCTTCTCATGATTTGTTGAGAATAAAAAATAGTATTTAAAAAAAGCTTCCTTTAAATTCCCAAAACTGAATTATAAATAACACAAAATAGATGGCTGCAATAGAAAACTTAATAGTTGCAGAAGCTAAAAAACCAAGAAACGCTCCAAAAGAAGCTTTTAAAGCTCGGTTTGTGTCTTTGCTATCATAAAGTAATTCCCCTATAAAAGCACCCAAGAAAGCACCAATTAACATTCCGAATGGAATAGGGGTGAACAAACCGATAAATAAACCAATTGTAGTACCGTAAACTCCATATTTTGTGCCGCCAAAACGTTTTGTACCCATGCCAGGTATAAAGTAATCGAGAATCCAAATTAGAATCGCTACTGCTAAAGTAATTCCTA
Proteins encoded in this region:
- a CDS encoding fatty acid desaturase family protein — translated: MKTINFSRVDKAKFFRTLNKRVNTYFKENELKRTGNWKLYTKAIIMFSLFLVPFILILTVTMPQWVMALLMVITGIGMAGVGMNVMHDANHDSFSKRKWVNKLMGSSIYILAGNVYNWKVQHNVLHHTFTNVEGHDEDIDAGRIIRFSQHSKWLPVHKIQKYYSIFLYGLLTINWAITTDIKQMHRYLKRKLSYGKFPNPATEWTKLVISKIAYYALWIVLPLLVLDIAWWKVLIGFFVMHYTAGMILSLVFQLAHIVPNTEMPLPDEDGNLEHTWAVHQLYTTSNFAPSNWLVNFYTGGLNHQVEHHIFPHISHVHYDKLAKIVKETAKEFNLPYNEYATMRKAVIEHFRHLGVLGKNPEIA
- the lysS gene encoding lysine--tRNA ligase — protein: MQLSEQEVVRREKLVKLRALGINPYPADLYPIDSNSAKIKQDYAEGKKVIIAGRLMSINIQGKASFAQLQDGEGRIQVYFNRDEICTGEDKTLYNDVFKKLLDLGDFVGIEGELFTTKVGEKTVRVKNFTLLSKSLKPLPLPKVKDGVTYDAFTDPELRYRQRYADLVVNPHVKEVFIKRTKLFNAMRSFFNDAGYFEVETPVLQPIPGGAAARPFITHHNSLDIPLYMRIANELYLKRLIVGGFDGVYEFSKNFRNEGMDRTHNPEFTAMEIYVSYKDYNWMMDFAEQLLEHCAIAVNGTSEATFGEHKIDFKAPYARVTMADSIKNFTGFDITGKTEAEIREAAKGMNIPVDETMGKGKLIDEIFGEKCEGNYIQPTFITDYPKEMSPLCKEHRDNPELTERFELMVCGKEIANAYSELNDPIDQRERFEHQLKLAQKGDDEATEFIDEDFLRALEYGMPPTSGMGIGMDRLIMFLTNNQSIQEVLFFPQMRPEKKAAAVELNDDEKAVLAIVTKAEKIDLNDLKVKSGLSNKKWDKTIKGLTKHKVAKVTKTDEGLFVELV
- the pulA gene encoding type I pullulanase; the encoded protein is MNKKEELSCTFNKDEMEQNKHNFSSFEEYPTTDKSLWLDYSKEKTTFKIWSPTATAVKLNFYKTGNDSEVFATFNLVPEENGLWLKTIEGDLDGTYYTYQTFINENWLSETPGIYAKAVGVNGERAMVLNMDAINPKNWEQDTYVQLKSPNSAIIYELHIRNITIQTEANSSYPGKYLGLIEKGVKSTLNVATAIDHIKELGITHVHLLPTFDQYSIDETHLEVPQFNWGYDPQNYNVPEGSFSTDPFKAEVRIPEFKKMIQAFHNAGIGVILDVVYNHTGVIENSNFNLETPKYYYRFNNDGSYSNASGCGNETSSERKMTQKFILESVKYWTEEYHLDGFRFDLMAIHDVETMNLIADEITKINPSALIYGEGWTGGDSPLPEQKRALKKHIPQMPKIAAFSDEIRDAIKGSTFDDRSTGFVSGAKFKEESLKCGIVGVIQHPQVNYMYINHTDFPWALQPWQAINYVSCHDNYTLFDKLKISRPDASLKDIKAMHKLATAIVTTSQGTPFLHEGSEIMSTKKGDHNSYKSPDKINEIDWNLKVKNSDVLAYYKNLIKLRKKHPAFRMTTAKEVQENLEFKKIDHSLVSYQLKNNANKDSWSKILVIFNSQNKIINYQLDQTYRVAVINDSFDFEGKQEVKGNVSVPGISMMILFEE
- a CDS encoding bile acid:sodium symporter family protein; translation: MKIKIDKFVLSIVVVILIAYLFPQWGTQESKFPINTISSIGISLIFFFYGLKLSPSKLKAGLKNWKLHILVQLSTFLLFPLLVLLVHPFIQNSEQETIWLAFFFLAALPSTVSSSVVMVSLAKGNIPGAIFNASISGIIGIAITPLWMGLFVNEIQSDFDFTDIYIKLILQIIVPVIIGLSLQRFFGAFVQKHSSKLTLFDKSIILLIIYKSFAESFERNIFSAVSFLDLCIILGGVILLFSIAFYLTGFLSKKLKLNREDQITAQFCGTKKSLVHGTVFSKILFGNMATIGIVLLPLMLFHATQILIISIVATKKAAKNSSL
- a CDS encoding glutaminase, whose product is MEKYQKIIEDVYLEVKNMPQSGKVANYIPELAFVDPENFGINITTIDKESFGVGDFDKKFSVQSITKILSLTLAYKFEGVKIWDRVDVEPSGNPFNSLLQLEADLGKPRNPFINAGAIVICDVLVSHLKNPKEDFLDFCKEISNIPTLQYNEKVAQSEKASGYRNVALCNFIKSFGNIKNDVDVVLDFYFYMCSLEMTCKELSKIFLFLTIDNFTTQKGERVITESQTKRINAIMLTCGFYDESGEFAFRVGLPGKSGVGGGIVAILPDKYCIAVWSPKLNVKGNSYKGMLFLEKFTSKTTSSIF
- the rsmG gene encoding 16S rRNA (guanine(527)-N(7))-methyltransferase RsmG, which encodes MEIILKYFKDLTATQIDQFSKLQELYQDWNLKINVVSRKDIDELYLRHVLHSLAIAKVVQFKPGSKVMDVGTGGGFPGIPLAILFPETQFHLVDSIGKKIKVVNEVVAGLGLENVKTTNGRVEEVKDTYDFIVSRAVAQMETFVGWTKGRIAKKQNHDLKNGILYLKGGDLSEELKLYTSATIYDLPDFFDEDFYETKKVVHLGMKYKA
- a CDS encoding DUF456 domain-containing protein, producing the protein MDIFLLLLGFLFVCLGIIGAFLPILPGPLTSWLGLLLLHFTKIIPMDWTFLGITLAVAILIWILDYFIPGMGTKRFGGTKYGVYGTTIGLFIGLFTPIPFGMLIGAFLGAFIGELLYDSKDTNRALKASFGAFLGFLASATIKFSIAAIYFVLFIIQFWEFKGSFF